Part of the Erwinia amylovora genome is shown below.
ACTGCGGGAACAGGGTTTTATGGCAAAAACAGCGTGGCTCACGCTGGCAGAATCGTGATCAGTAGTCCCGCTGGTGAACGGCGCGTGATCCTCTCTGCCCGTGGCCGGGTGCGCATCTGCGCGCAGTCGGAGGAGCAATGCCGCTGAAAGCACAGGGCTTCACGCTGCTGGAAATCTTGATTGCTATGGCGGTGGGTAGCCTGCTGTTACTCGGCGCTGCGCGCACGCTGCCGATGATACAGACGCAAAATCTGCGTTTAATGATGCAGGCACAGCTGCATGAGGAACTTCAACAGATGATGCGGACCCTGGAAAAAGCCGTGCGGCGTGCCGGTTACTGTAATGGTACATGCCGGGGAAAGGGGTTACACATCGGCCGCGCTGATGGCAGCTGTCTGCTGGTGCGCTGGGATGAAAACAGTAACGGTCGGTGGGAAGGGACGGGGCACAAGGACAGTGATTTTTACGGCTATCGACTACGCGGCAAAAACCTTGAGACGCAGCGCGGAGTGGACAGCTGCGAAGGCGGCGGCTGGGAACGCCTGAACGAACCCCGGCTTATCACTATCAGTGCTTTTCGGCTGGAAATGCGTCACCGGCTGATTAAGGTGACGCTCAGCGGATTTGCTAAAGCCTGGCCTGACGTTTCGCTTACCGTCGAGCACTGGCTGATGGCGGAGAATCTGTAGTGAACCTGGCTTCCCAGCGCGGCGGTGGTACGTTGATCATGGTGATCATCCTGCTGCTAATGGGTACGCTGATGCTTAACGCCACGCGGCGACAGCTCAGTGACGCAAACAGCCTGGTCGGCGACGAACGGATTTATCTGCAACAATTTACCGCAGCAACGTCGGCGCTGGCCTGGGGCCAGCGTCTCTCCTGGCCAGCTGCCGAAGGCTGGCAGTGCCGGCAGCAGGGGAAGTACCGCTGGCGTGCTTGTCTGCACTTTACGCGCATGCTGCTGCGCGCCGATAGCGGGCCGCAGACGCTGGCACTGTATCACTGGATGGATAAGTCCCGTTCAGGCGGACTGCGGCCCCGGCCACACGGCTGGCTGGACTTCTGCCCTCTGACGGAAAAAGGAGGTTGCGATGTGGAGTAGCCCACATAACCAGCGCGGGTTCAGCCTGGTTGAAACGCTGTTTGCCCTGCTGTTGTTTAGCGTCAGTTTAACTGCGCTGATGAAATATCAGCAGGTGTTGGGGCAGGGGTTTCAACAGCACTGGCAGCAGCGTGAAG
Proteins encoded:
- a CDS encoding prepilin peptidase-dependent protein yields the protein MPLKAQGFTLLEILIAMAVGSLLLLGAARTLPMIQTQNLRLMMQAQLHEELQQMMRTLEKAVRRAGYCNGTCRGKGLHIGRADGSCLLVRWDENSNGRWEGTGHKDSDFYGYRLRGKNLETQRGVDSCEGGGWERLNEPRLITISAFRLEMRHRLIKVTLSGFAKAWPDVSLTVEHWLMAENL
- a CDS encoding DUF2509 family protein, producing MNLASQRGGGTLIMVIILLLMGTLMLNATRRQLSDANSLVGDERIYLQQFTAATSALAWGQRLSWPAAEGWQCRQQGKYRWRACLHFTRMLLRADSGPQTLALYHWMDKSRSGGLRPRPHGWLDFCPLTEKGGCDVE